A stretch of Crossiella cryophila DNA encodes these proteins:
- a CDS encoding VOC family protein, giving the protein MKSAIRHITVNCPHPLEPYALAQFWSATLGHPVHPDDQPGDDEILIDLPHSPGLLFIRVPDPKPTTRNRLHLDLQPELPRDEEVQRLVDLGATFVDDQRTADGRGWVVLADPAGNEFCVERSAAERESP; this is encoded by the coding sequence ATGAAGTCCGCCATCCGCCACATCACCGTCAACTGCCCCCACCCCCTGGAGCCCTACGCCCTGGCCCAGTTCTGGAGCGCGACCCTCGGTCACCCGGTCCACCCCGACGACCAGCCCGGCGACGACGAGATCCTGATCGACCTCCCCCACTCCCCCGGCCTGCTCTTCATCCGGGTCCCCGACCCCAAACCCACCACCCGCAACCGCCTCCACCTGGACCTCCAGCCCGAACTACCCCGGGATGAGGAGGTGCAGCGACTGGTGGACCTGGGCGCGACCTTCGTCGACGACCAGCGCACGGCGGACGGCCGGGGCTGGGTGGTGCTGGCCGACCCAGCGGGCAATGAGTTCTGCGTCGAGCGCAGCGCGGCGGAACGCGAATCCCCCTGA